The following are from one region of the Spodoptera frugiperda isolate SF20-4 chromosome 20, AGI-APGP_CSIRO_Sfru_2.0, whole genome shotgun sequence genome:
- the LOC118262110 gene encoding collagen alpha-2(IV) chain isoform X24, protein MGPGTLFYFLAALAIIHASEDTPKTKPKDEFKALSEAREARQYDSYQGQPDNEVVVDIEDDEKKQYYETNYDTSAYGFGYDVGPNGQFHHENRGPDGVTYGCYGYLDPDNFLRATHYVADSHGYRVVEPEKPVEVFPDEKYEYDESTGQALNTRPGQIIPWEKLFFPKGCGRTPGGVPAKPLPKPTPKPPRPIDSSSETTNVKPVQSGQGPNGPYGPGSWQGQPGKPGTPGRPGTPGTPGTPGTPGSPGSPGTPGGPGGPGGPGGPGGPSGGYYPGSSGTPGTAGSPGTPGTPGSPGTPGGPGTPGTSGYPGTAGTPGTPGYPGTEGTPGTPGYPGTAGTPGTPGTPGYPGTEGTPGTPGYPGTAGTPGTPGYPGTEGTPGTPGTPGYPGTAGYPGTAGTPGTPGYPGTEGTPGTPGTPGYPGTEGTPGTPGTPGYPGTAGTPGYPGYYPGGSGGYYPGQPTAPGTDGYYPGQGSGPGGPLGPDGTYGPDGTYYPGTPGTPGTPGTPGSPGGPGGPGGPGGPGGPGGPGGPNGPNGPSNGGYYPGQPGRPGTPGSPGSPGTPGGPGGPGGPGGPGGPGGPNGPNGPSSGGYYPGQPGSPGTPGSPGSPGTPGGPGGPGGPGGPGGPGGPNGPNGPSSGGYYPGQPGSPGTPGSPGSPGTPGGPGGPGGPGGPGGPGGPNGPNGPSSGGYYPGQPGSPGTPGSPGSPGTPGGPGGPGGPGGPGGPGGPNGPNGPSSGGYYPGQPGSPGTPGSPGSPGTPGGPGGPGGPGGPGGPGGPNGPNGPSNGGYYPGQPGSPGSPGSPGSPGTPGGPGGPGGPGGPGGPGGPTDTTTYPGQSSGQPSQPGQPGYPGKPGQPGYPGQPGQPGQPGQPGQPGQGGQPGKPGQPGYPGQPGQPGYPGQPGQPGQPGQPGQGGQPGKPGQPGYPGQPGQPGYPGQPGQPGQGGQPGQPGQPGGPGQPGYPGQPGQPGQGGQPGKPGQPGYPGQPGQPGYPGQPGQPGQPGQGGQPGKPGQPGYPGQPGQPGYPGQPGQPGQPGQGGQPGKPGQPGYPGQPGQPGYPGQPGQPGQPGQGGQPGKPGQPGYPGQPGQPGYPGQPGQPGQPGQGGQPGKPGQPGYPGQPGYPGQPGQPGQPGQGGQPGKPGQPGYPGQPGQPGYPGQPGQPGQPGQGGQPGKPGQPGYPGQPGQPGYPGQPGQPGGPGQQGQPGYPGQPGQPGQGGQPGQPGQPGGPGQPGYPGQPGQPGKPGQPGQPGYPGQPGQPGQPGYPGQPGQPGQPGYPGQPGQPGQPGKPGQPGQPGYPGQPGQPGQPGQPGQPGYPEQPGQPGGPGRPEDLTKPGQPGYPGQQGQPGGPGQPGQPGYPGQPGKPGQPGQPGYPGQPGQPGYPGQPGQPGQPGQQGQPGQPGKPGQPGQPGYPGQPGKPGEPGQPGYPGQPGQPGKPGQPGQPGYPGQPGEPGQPGQPGQPGQPGYPGQPGQPGGPGQPGQPGYPGQPGQAGQPGQPGYPGQPGQPGYPGQQGQPGGPGQPGQPGTPGQPGQPGYPGQPGQPGEPGKPGQPGQPGQPGYPGQPGQPGYPGQQGQPGGPGQPGQPGYPGQPGQPGQPGQPGQPGYPGQPGQPGEPGKPGQPGQPGQPGYPGQPGQPGYPGQQGQPGGPGQPGQPGYPGQPGQPGQPGQPGQPGYPGQPGQPGYPGQQGQPGGPGQPGQPGYPGQPGQPGQPGQPGQPGYPGQPGQPGYPGQQGQPGGPGQPGQPGTPGQPGQPGYPGQPGQPGEPGKPGQPGQPGQPGYPGQPGQPGYPGQQGQPGGPGQPGQPGKPGQPGQPGQPGYPGQPGQPGYPGQQGQPGGPGQPGQPGKPGQPGQPGEPGKPGQPGQPGYPGQPGQPGYPGQQGQPGGPGQPGQPGYPGQPGQPGYPGQQGQPGGPGQPGQPGKPGQPGQPGYPGQQGQPGGPGQPGQPGYPGQPGQPGEPGKPGQPGQPGQPGYPGQPGQPGQPGQSGGPGQPGQPGYPGQPGQPGGPGQPGQPGYPGQPGQPGYPGQPGQPGQPGHPGQPGYPGQPGQPGQPGYPGQPGQPGYPGQPGQPGQPGQPGYPGQPGQPGQPGYPGQPGQPGYPGQPGQPGQPGQPGYPGQPGQPGQPGQPGYPGQPGQPGYPGQPGQPGQPGYPGQPGQYPDSETAPSGTGVQPPATVPSHQMPPFPIYVIPYPLPIVPSPASCPCYLLKPGQNETNVQAQGPQATAPPHYQNQPQYPPYGIIGFVPVVFVPYCPGNASNMNSAQQNFPNAVPVQYSCNQCQASSDIYRYLGRLNGGRSTGFKDLKDLKDLKEIKSLTELDDLLKNQIKPLEKSMHTIAANPRVLAETNDKNEKKEKIETKTPRRRTRTGRTRVSKN, encoded by the exons ATGGGGCCGGGAACACTCTTCTATTTcttg GCCGCGCTGGCTATAATACATGCCAGCGAGGATACGCCAAAGACAAAGCCAAAAGATGAATTCAAAGCATTATCCGAAGCGCGAGAAGCTCGCCAATATGACTCGTACCAGGGACAACCAGATAACGAAGTGGTCGTGGACATAGAGGACGATGAAAAGAAACAGTATTATGAAACCAATTACGACAcaa GTGCATACGGCTTCGGTTATGACGTCGGTCCAAATGGGCAGTTCCATCATGAGAACCGCGGTCCGGATGGCGTCACCTATGGTTGCTATGGTTACTTGGACCCAGATAACTTCCTTCGTGCTACTCACTACGTTGCTGACAGCCACGGATACAGAGTAGTGGAACCAGAGAAACCAGTCGAAGTATTCCCTGACGAGAAATATGAATACGATGAATC CACTGGACAGGCGTTAAACACTCGGCCCGGACAAATCATCCCCTGGGAGAAACTCTTCTTCCCCAAGGGATGCGGTCGTACTCCCGGTGGAGTTCCAGCCAAGCCTTTACCGAAACCTACGCCCAAACCACCTCGTCCCATAGACAGCAGTAGCGAGACCACGAATGTCAAACCTGTACAATCTGGACAAG gACCCAATGGACCTTACGGCCCTGGATCat GGCAAGGtcaaccaggcaagccaggaaCTCCCGGCAGGCCCGGTACTCCAGGTACTCCAGGCACCCCAGGAACCCCAGGCTCTCCCGGTTCTCCCGGCACACCAGGTGGACCAG GAGGTCCAGGTGGTCCCGGCGGCCCCGGTGGTCCATCAGGCGGCTACTACCCCGGCTCTAGTGGAACCCCAGGCACCGCTGGATCTCCAGGAACCCCAGGTACACCCGGTAGTCCCGGTACCCCCGGCGGCCCAGGTACTCCTGGGACCTCAGGTTACCCTGGCACAGCTGGTACCCCAGGTACACCTGGATACCCAGGCACAGAAGGAACCCCAGGTACACCTGGTTACCCAGGCACAGCTGGTACCCCAGGCACACCAGGTACACCTGGATATCCAGGTACAGAAGGCACCCCAGGAACACCTGGTTACCCAGGTACGGCAGGTACCCCAGGTACACCTGGTTACCCAGGCACAGAAGGAACTCCTGGCACTCCAGGTACACCTGGTTACCCAGGCACAGCTGGTTACCCAGGCACAGCTGGTACCCCAGGCACACCTGGTTACCCAGGCACAGAAGGAACCCCAGGAACACCAGGCACACCTGGTTACCCAGGCACAGAAGGAACCCCAGGCACACCAGGCACACCTGGATATCCAGGCACAGCAGGCACACCTGGTTACCCAGGATACTATCCCGGCG GCTCAGGTGGATATTACCCAGGACAACCAACTGCACCAG GCACAGACGGCTATTATCCAGGACAAGGTAGTGGACCAG GAGGACCATTAGGTCCTGATGGTACTTATGGTCCCGATGGTACCTACTACCCGGGCACTCCAGGAACACCAGGCACACCAGGCACACCAGGCAGCCCCGGCGGCCCTGGCGGCCCag GAGGTCCCGGAGGGCCCGGCGGTCCTGGAGGCCCCGGAGGACCTAATGGACCCAATGGCCCATCAAACGGCGGCTACTACCCAGGACAACCCGGCAGACCTGGCACTCCAGGCAGTCCAGGATCACCAGGTACTCCAGGAGGACCAGGAGGTCCAGGTGGACCAGGAGGTCCTGGAGGACCAGGAGGACCAAACGGACCCAATGGCCCTTCAAGCGGCGGATACTACCCAGGACAACCCGGCAGCCCTGGCACTCCAGGAAGCCCAGGATCACCAGGCACTCCAGGAGGACCAGGTGGACCAGGTGGACCAGGAGGTCCAGGAGGACCTGGTGGACCTAATGGACCCAATGGCCCTTCAAGCGGCGGCTACTACCCAGGACAACCCGGCAGCCCTGGCACTCCAGGCAGCCCAGGATCACCAGGCACTCCAGGAGGACCAGGAGGTCCGGGCGGACCAGGTGGCCCAGGAGGTCCCGGAGGGCCTAATGGACCCAATGGCCCTTCAAGCGGTGGCTACTACCCAGGACAACCCGGCAGCCCTGGCACTCCAGGCAGCCCAGGATCACCAGGCACTCCAGGAG GACCAGGAGGTCCGGGCGGGCCAGGTGGACCTGGAGGTCCCGGAGGGCCTAATGGACCCAATGGCCCTTCAAGCGGCGGATACTACCCAGGACAACCCGGCAGCCCTGGCACTCCAGGCAGCCCAGGATCACCAGGCACTCCAGGAGGTCCAGGAGGACCAGGTGGGCCAGGTGGACCAGGTGGCCCGGGAGGGCCAAACGGACCCAATGGCCCTTCGAACGGCGGATACTACCCAGGACAACCCGGCAGCCCCGGTTCACCAGGAAGCCCAGGATCACCAGGAACACCCG gtggTCCCGGAGGTCCAGGTGGTCCCGGTGGACCTGGAGGACCCGGTGGTCCCACCGACACAACAACTTATCCAGGACAATCAA GTGGCCAACCTAGTCAACCAGGACAGCCGGGATACCCAGGCAAACCAGGACAGCCTGGCTACCCAGGACAACCAGGACAACCAGGGCAACCAGGACAACCCGGACAGCCAGGACAAGGTGGCCAACCTGGTAAACCAGGACAGCCAGGATACCCAGGCCAACCAGGACAGCCAGGATACCCAGGACAACCAGGCCAACCAGGACAACCAGGACAGCCAGGACAAGGTGGTCAACCTGGTAAACCAGGACAGCCAGGATACCCAGGCCAACCAGGACAGCCTGGCTACCCAGGACAACCAGGACAACCAG gACAAGGAGGACAACCTGGTCAACCTGGACAGCCAGGTGGCCCAGGACAGCCAGGATACCCAGGACAACCAGGACAGCCAGGACAAGGTGGCCAACCTGGTAAACCAGGACAGCCAGGATACCCAGGACAACCAGGTCAGCCAGGATACCCAGGACAACCAGGACAACCCGGACAGCCAGGACAAGGTGGCCAACCTGGTAAACCAGGACAGCCAGGATACCCAGGCCAACCAGGACAGCCAGGATACCCAGGACAACCAGGACAACCCGGACAGCCAGGACAAGGTGGCCAACCTGGTAAACCAGGACAGCCAGGATACCCAGGCCAACCAGGACAGCCAGGATACCCAGGACAACCAGGACAACCCGGACAGCCAGGACAAGGTGGCCAACCTGGTAAACCAGGACAGCCAGGATACCCAGGCCAACCAGGACAGCCAGGATACCCAGGACAACCAGGACAACCCGGACAGCCAGGACAAGGTGGCCAACCTGGTAAACCAGGACAGCCAGGATACCCAGGACAACCAG GATACCCAGGACAACCAGGACAACCCGGACAGCCAGGACAAGGTGGCCAACCTGGTAAACCAGGACAGCCAGGATACCCAGGACAACCAGGACAGCCAGGATACCCAGGACAACCAGGACAACCCGGACAGCCAGGACAAGGTGGCCAACCTGGTAAACCAGGACAGCCAGGATACCCAGGTCAACCAGGACAGCCAGGCTACCCAGGACAACCAGGACAGCCAGGTGGCCCAGGACAGCAAGGACAACCGGGTTATCCAGGACAACCAG GACAACCAGGGCAAGGAGGACAACCTGGTCAACCTGGACAGCCAGGTGGCCCAGGACAGCCAGGATACCCAGGACAACCAGGTCAGCCCGGAAAACCGGGACAACCTGGGCAGCCAGGTTACCCAGGGCAGCCCGGTCAGCCAGGACAGCCAGGATACCCAGGGCAACCCGGTCAGCCAGGGCAGCCAGGATACCCAGGTCAACCAGGACAACCAGGTCAACCCGGAAAACCGGGACAACCCGGGCAGCCAGGATACCCAGGGCAACCCGGTCAGCCAGGACAGCCAGGACAACCAGGGCAGCCCGGATATCCAGAACAACCAGGACAGCCAG gaGGACCAGGACGTCCTGAAGACCTAACTAAACCAGGTCAGCCAGGATACCCAGGACAGCAAGGACAACCCGGTGGTCCAGGACAGCCAGGACAACCTGGATACCCAGGACAACCAG GTAAACCAGGACAACCTGGTCAACCAGGATATCCAGGACAGCCAGGACAGCCCGGATACCCGGGACAACCTGGTCAACCAGGACAGCCAGGTCAACAAGGACAACCAGGACAGCCTGGTAAACCAGGTCAGCCAGGCCAGCCAGGATATCCAGGACAACCTGGCAAACCAGGCGAACCAGGCCAACCAGGATACCCAGGACAACCAGGACAACCTGGCAAACCGGGTCAACCTGGCCAGCCAGGATACCCAGGACAAccag GTGAACCAGGCCAACCTGGTCAACCCGGACAGCCAGGACAACCAGGATACCCAGGACAGCCAGGACAACCCGGTGGTCCAGGTCAGCCAGGCCAACCAGGATACCCAGGACAGCCAGGTCAAGCAGGACAACCAGGTCAACCAGGATACCCCGGACAGCCCGGACAGCCAGGATACCCAGGACAGCAAGGACAACCTGGTGGCCCAGGACAGCCAGGGCAACCAGGTACACCAGGCCAGCCCGGCCAACCAGGATACCCAGGCCAACCAGGTCAACCAGGAGAACCTGGCAAACCAGGACAACCTGGCCAGCCAGGACAACCAGGATACCCAGGACAGCCCGGACAGCCAGGTTACCCTGGACAGCAAGGACAACCTGGTGGTCCAGGACAGCCAGGACAACCAGGATACCCAGGACAACCCGGACAACCAGGTCAACCAGGCCAGCCCGGCCAACCAGGATACCCAGGCCAACCAGGACAACCAGGAGAACCTGGCAAACCAGGACAACCTGGCCAGCCAGGACAACCAGGATACCCAGGACAGCCCGGACAGCCAGGTTACCCTGGACAGCAAGGACAACCTGGTGGTCCAGGACAGCCAGGACAACCAGGATACCCAGGACAACCCGGACAACCAGGTCAACCAGGCCAGCCCGGCCAACCAGGATACCCAGGCCAACCAGGTCAACCAGGATACCCAGGGCAACAAGGACAACCCGGTGGTCCAGGACAGCCAGGACAACCAGGATACCCAGGACAACCCGGACAACCAGGTCAACCAGGCCAGCCCGGCCAACCAGGATACCCAGGCCAACCAGGTCAACCAGGATACCCAGGGCAACAAGGACAACCCGGTGGTCCAGGACAACCCGGACAACCAGGTACACCAGGCCAGCCCGGCCAACCAGGATACCCAGGGCAGCCAGGTCAACCAGGAGAACCTGGTAAACCAGGACAACCCGGACAACCAGGTCAACCAGGATACCCCGGACAGCCCGGACAGCCAGGATACCCAGGACAGCAAGGACAACCCGGTGGTCCAGGACAACCCGGACAACCAGGTAAACCAGGACAACCCGGACAACCAGGTCAACCAGGATACCCCGGACAGCCCGGACAGCCAGGATACCCAGGACAGCAAGGACAACCCGGTGGTCCAGGACAGCCAGGGCAACCAGGAAAACCAGGCCAACCAGGTCAACCAGGAGAACCTGGCAAACCAGGCCAGCCCGGCCAACCAGGATACCCAGGACAACCTGGACAGCCAGGATACCCAGGACAGCAAGGACAACCCGGTGGTCCAGGCCAGCCCGGCCAACCAGGATACCCAGGCCAACCAGGTCAACCAG GATACCCAGGACAGCAAGGACAACCCGGTGGTCCAGGACAACCCGGACAACCAGGTAAACCAGGACAACCCGGACAACCAG GATACCCAGGACAGCAAGGACAACCCGGTGGTCCAGGACAGCCAGGGCAACCAGGATACCCAGGCCAACCAGGTCAACCAGGAGAACCTGGCAAACCAGGACAGCCTGGCCAGCCAGGACAACCAGGATACCCAGGACAGCCCGGACAACCAGGACAACCAGGGCAATCAG GTGGCCCCGGACAACCAGGACAACCTGGATATCCAGGACAACCAGGACAGCCTGGAGGGCCTGGACAACCTGGACAACCGGGTTACCCAGGACAGCCCGGACAGCCGGGATACCCAGGACAGCCAGGTCAGCCAGGTCAACCTGGACACCCAGGGCAGCCGGGATACCCAGGACAACCAGGACAACCAGGACAGCCCGGATACCCAGGACAACCAGGACAGCCCGGATACCCAGGTCAGCCAGGACAACCAGGACAACCAGGACAGCCGGGATACCCAGGACAACCAGGACAACCAGGACAGCCGGGATACCCAGGACAACCAGGACAGCCGGGATACCCAGGTCAGCCAGGACAACCAGGACAACCAGGACAGCCGGGATACCCAGGTCAGCCAGGACAACCAGGACAACCAGGACAGCCGGGATACCCAGGACAGCCAGGACAACCAGGCTACCCCGGACAGCCAGGACAACCAGGACAGCCGGGATACCCAGGTCAACCAGGACAATACCCAG ATTCTGAAACGGCACCGTCTGGCACCGGAGTACAACCACCTGCCACTGTAC